One part of the Carassius gibelio isolate Cgi1373 ecotype wild population from Czech Republic chromosome B6, carGib1.2-hapl.c, whole genome shotgun sequence genome encodes these proteins:
- the LOC127959077 gene encoding uncharacterized protein LOC127959077 isoform X2, translating into MSFCGYFLTALIILKQHFSAAEYTVPPAPTLTQTDSRDSSVELLCQAPEGYGGLVFKLFKIQELIDKVEHSNEQQAARFILKGEDIEKEISYCCQYDLSMISQYMTPEMKVVSVSPPPSPQLVVEPSSGQVIPGDTLSFHCQAPPDPQKQPPEAFLLLRRTKGNPSSEVAPAQQLVSQSHEAHFSVKTMGLEDSGEYVCLYQLKSSKMGQVNSTASQLVHITVIELPVPTLYLSRHKGEVLVCVGSPSYPRGFFYLFRVGVPSPEETHQASLTQHSARFPIPTRYEHDAQYQCQYSVSLGKSNAYSKMSSAVTIPCITGYHNCTPTSTGSTDLALIGGSVSGGVLFLMVVAILGFAVHKHFKNMSERKRQRDQLWQHVSFRDHTVDLTLQHVDIESEGSGRTLRGRPSFSEPIYENFMATFKNPSLC; encoded by the exons ATGTCATTTTGTGGGTATTTCCTCACAGCTTTGATCATCCTCAAGCAGCATTTTAGTG CTGCTGAATACACTGTTCCACCGGCTCCTACACTGACACAGACAGACTCCAGAGACTCATCGGTGGAGTTGTTGTGTCAGGCTCCAGAAGGTTATGGTGGACTTGTATTTAAGCTTTTCAAAATACAAGAGCTGATAGATAAAGTTGAGCATTCAAATGAACAGCAAGCGGCTCGCTTTATTCTTAAGGGAGAAGATATAGAAAAGGAGATTTCTTACTGCTGTCAGTATGACCTCAGCATGATCAGTCAATATATGACACCAGAGATGAAAG TGGTCTCAGTCAGTCCCCCTCCATCCCCTCAACTGGTGGTCGAGCCCTCTAGTGGGCAGGTCATTCCTGGTGACACACTGTCATTCCACTGCCAGGCTCCACCTGACCCTCAGAAACAACCTCCTGAGGCTTTTCTTTTGCTCCGGAGAACCAAAGGAAACCCCAGCTCCGAGGTTGCTCCAGCACAGCAGCTGGTGTCTCAGTCCCATGAAGCTCACTTCAGTGTGAAGACAATGGGACTGGAGGATAGTGGGGAGTATGTCTGCCTGTACCAGCTCAAATCATCAAAGATGGGACAAGTGAACTCCACAGCCAGTCAGCTGGTACACATTACAGTCATAG AGCTCCCAGTCCCCACTCTGTACTTGTCCCGACACAAGGGTGAAGTTCTGGTGTGTGTTGGGTCACCTTCATATCCACGAGGCTTCTTCTATTTATTTCGTGTTGGTGTCCCGTCACCTGAGGAGACCCATCAGGCTTCCCTGACCCAACACTCTGCTAGATTTCCCATCCCCACCCGTTATGAACATGATGCACAGTATCAATGTCAGTACAGCGTGTCACTGGGCAAATCCAATGCATACTCTAAAATGAGCTCAGCAGTAACTATCCCATGCATTACAG GATATCATAACTGCACACCGACCTCTACAG GCAGCACAGATCTGGCTCTGATTGGTGGCTCTGTGTCTGGGGGTGTTCTGTTCCTCATGGTGGTGGCAATCTTGGGCTTTGCCGTACACAAACATT TCAAAAACATGTCGGAGAGAAAGAGGCAAAG AGATCAACTCTGGCAACATGTTTCCTTCAGAGATCATACTGTTG ACCTCACTCTGCAGCATGTTGACATTGAATCTGAG GGCAGTGGACGAACACTTAGAGGAAGACCCTCATTTTCAGAACCAATTTACGAAAATTTCATGGCAACCTTTAAGAATCCCTCTCTTTGCTGA
- the LOC127959077 gene encoding uncharacterized protein LOC127959077 isoform X1 — protein MASVPCVFGSVSSTHPNGRTSTRNLPTCSGMAFHLRTTDIQEAAEYTVPPAPTLTQTDSRDSSVELLCQAPEGYGGLVFKLFKIQELIDKVEHSNEQQAARFILKGEDIEKEISYCCQYDLSMISQYMTPEMKVVSVSPPPSPQLVVEPSSGQVIPGDTLSFHCQAPPDPQKQPPEAFLLLRRTKGNPSSEVAPAQQLVSQSHEAHFSVKTMGLEDSGEYVCLYQLKSSKMGQVNSTASQLVHITVIELPVPTLYLSRHKGEVLVCVGSPSYPRGFFYLFRVGVPSPEETHQASLTQHSARFPIPTRYEHDAQYQCQYSVSLGKSNAYSKMSSAVTIPCITGYHNCTPTSTGSTDLALIGGSVSGGVLFLMVVAILGFAVHKHFKNMSERKRQRDQLWQHVSFRDHTVDLTLQHVDIESEGSGRTLRGRPSFSEPIYENFMATFKNPSLC, from the exons CTGCTGAATACACTGTTCCACCGGCTCCTACACTGACACAGACAGACTCCAGAGACTCATCGGTGGAGTTGTTGTGTCAGGCTCCAGAAGGTTATGGTGGACTTGTATTTAAGCTTTTCAAAATACAAGAGCTGATAGATAAAGTTGAGCATTCAAATGAACAGCAAGCGGCTCGCTTTATTCTTAAGGGAGAAGATATAGAAAAGGAGATTTCTTACTGCTGTCAGTATGACCTCAGCATGATCAGTCAATATATGACACCAGAGATGAAAG TGGTCTCAGTCAGTCCCCCTCCATCCCCTCAACTGGTGGTCGAGCCCTCTAGTGGGCAGGTCATTCCTGGTGACACACTGTCATTCCACTGCCAGGCTCCACCTGACCCTCAGAAACAACCTCCTGAGGCTTTTCTTTTGCTCCGGAGAACCAAAGGAAACCCCAGCTCCGAGGTTGCTCCAGCACAGCAGCTGGTGTCTCAGTCCCATGAAGCTCACTTCAGTGTGAAGACAATGGGACTGGAGGATAGTGGGGAGTATGTCTGCCTGTACCAGCTCAAATCATCAAAGATGGGACAAGTGAACTCCACAGCCAGTCAGCTGGTACACATTACAGTCATAG AGCTCCCAGTCCCCACTCTGTACTTGTCCCGACACAAGGGTGAAGTTCTGGTGTGTGTTGGGTCACCTTCATATCCACGAGGCTTCTTCTATTTATTTCGTGTTGGTGTCCCGTCACCTGAGGAGACCCATCAGGCTTCCCTGACCCAACACTCTGCTAGATTTCCCATCCCCACCCGTTATGAACATGATGCACAGTATCAATGTCAGTACAGCGTGTCACTGGGCAAATCCAATGCATACTCTAAAATGAGCTCAGCAGTAACTATCCCATGCATTACAG GATATCATAACTGCACACCGACCTCTACAG GCAGCACAGATCTGGCTCTGATTGGTGGCTCTGTGTCTGGGGGTGTTCTGTTCCTCATGGTGGTGGCAATCTTGGGCTTTGCCGTACACAAACATT TCAAAAACATGTCGGAGAGAAAGAGGCAAAG AGATCAACTCTGGCAACATGTTTCCTTCAGAGATCATACTGTTG ACCTCACTCTGCAGCATGTTGACATTGAATCTGAG GGCAGTGGACGAACACTTAGAGGAAGACCCTCATTTTCAGAACCAATTTACGAAAATTTCATGGCAACCTTTAAGAATCCCTCTCTTTGCTGA
- the LOC127959077 gene encoding uncharacterized protein LOC127959077 isoform X3: MISQYMTPEMKVVSVSPPPSPQLVVEPSSGQVIPGDTLSFHCQAPPDPQKQPPEAFLLLRRTKGNPSSEVAPAQQLVSQSHEAHFSVKTMGLEDSGEYVCLYQLKSSKMGQVNSTASQLVHITVIELPVPTLYLSRHKGEVLVCVGSPSYPRGFFYLFRVGVPSPEETHQASLTQHSARFPIPTRYEHDAQYQCQYSVSLGKSNAYSKMSSAVTIPCITGYHNCTPTSTGSTDLALIGGSVSGGVLFLMVVAILGFAVHKHFKNMSERKRQRDQLWQHVSFRDHTVDLTLQHVDIESEGSGRTLRGRPSFSEPIYENFMATFKNPSLC, translated from the exons ATGATCAGTCAATATATGACACCAGAGATGAAAG TGGTCTCAGTCAGTCCCCCTCCATCCCCTCAACTGGTGGTCGAGCCCTCTAGTGGGCAGGTCATTCCTGGTGACACACTGTCATTCCACTGCCAGGCTCCACCTGACCCTCAGAAACAACCTCCTGAGGCTTTTCTTTTGCTCCGGAGAACCAAAGGAAACCCCAGCTCCGAGGTTGCTCCAGCACAGCAGCTGGTGTCTCAGTCCCATGAAGCTCACTTCAGTGTGAAGACAATGGGACTGGAGGATAGTGGGGAGTATGTCTGCCTGTACCAGCTCAAATCATCAAAGATGGGACAAGTGAACTCCACAGCCAGTCAGCTGGTACACATTACAGTCATAG AGCTCCCAGTCCCCACTCTGTACTTGTCCCGACACAAGGGTGAAGTTCTGGTGTGTGTTGGGTCACCTTCATATCCACGAGGCTTCTTCTATTTATTTCGTGTTGGTGTCCCGTCACCTGAGGAGACCCATCAGGCTTCCCTGACCCAACACTCTGCTAGATTTCCCATCCCCACCCGTTATGAACATGATGCACAGTATCAATGTCAGTACAGCGTGTCACTGGGCAAATCCAATGCATACTCTAAAATGAGCTCAGCAGTAACTATCCCATGCATTACAG GATATCATAACTGCACACCGACCTCTACAG GCAGCACAGATCTGGCTCTGATTGGTGGCTCTGTGTCTGGGGGTGTTCTGTTCCTCATGGTGGTGGCAATCTTGGGCTTTGCCGTACACAAACATT TCAAAAACATGTCGGAGAGAAAGAGGCAAAG AGATCAACTCTGGCAACATGTTTCCTTCAGAGATCATACTGTTG ACCTCACTCTGCAGCATGTTGACATTGAATCTGAG GGCAGTGGACGAACACTTAGAGGAAGACCCTCATTTTCAGAACCAATTTACGAAAATTTCATGGCAACCTTTAAGAATCCCTCTCTTTGCTGA
- the LOC127959074 gene encoding uncharacterized protein LOC127959074: METDSVTCPQKSEFQDECSNKEEKTHLTDDRETAVTQDHMEQDKNTAIDSQDMKNKDKEAISGTAVDSSFPPQPHNHPTSSPVDGDIEATEEVLSRTVENDPNGNQEWPLVPGLEEDIQPERNACQANEIQDEVKENTDTSEDVQTAGVTITQADKASPQIPKEACEKEGHELESHGVSDSIVFLSENSEEQNLSCKPVDFTTTKEQWVRQDSHCDEPSNLLYSTSSSKSLLTETEPLSSTQSESMTEPVFNAENIQQGEPEVSSPSGLNENEEGQQVCGVAPPLETIADEPTNQEEGNSACISTEVKESLVMPQGRRESKREERESSETIEERKQTVCFTETGGTEGKQLGEVKDQRQERENNGQRAESQSNTKPHLGEGKVNRMQVDHFDDSQSDSGVSADFSPSSTTDVLEGHDNDAPQLSESPPNETPIEREIRLTMKREQSLRRSRGLCDTIDRTNEFVEIPVRKPILSQDPQIRPNPSHDKDRQFAGKKMQKEISAETEREKVLVELGRLPGFYDKGTEVQLQDKKQLFESFQELKESVATISRRSATVESAAGIQEADSTVDVKQLLMQFSQNSPTPPVTTQYGATNGNLPSARGPGLTEGIKGQIIIIEANAIPTTIGGPNGGYKTTSCTDGGSVRPKNSTGSRTSAEPVSARQGPNLKVTEDEDSSLVRENPFFKLRSSMTLQPQVELDIKEAKERERELQRQRNSLYGGAATHTEEGRGTGMDLRREVRVRELRGTSSQEFPPPQQTPTGRQSETFTTTTSVRQSTGKLDLTWPPPQADEEQRQLSEKTVKIPRQKNPLLERWESGMVNGRVDDDD; this comes from the exons ATGGAAACAGATTCTGTGACTTGCCCTCAGAAATCTGAATTCCAGGATGAATGCagtaataaagaagaaaaaacccACTTAACTGATGATAGGGAAACAGCAGTCACAcaagatcatatggagcaagaTAAAAACACGGCCATAGACTCCCAAGACATGAAAAACAAGGACAAAGAAGCTATTAGTGGGACAGCAGTTGATAGCAGTTTTCCACCTCAACCTCACAATCACCCCACCTCCTCACCAGTGGATGGAGACATTGAGGCAACAGAGGAAGTCTTGAGCAGGACAGTTGAAAATGACCCAAATGGTAATCAAGAGTGGCCACTAGTGCCAGGACTGGAAGAAGATATCCAACCAGAGAGGAATGCGTGTCAGGCCAATGAGATTCAGGATGAGGTGAAGGAAAACACTGATACCAGTGAAGATGTTCAGACAGCTGGAGTTACCATAACACAGGCAGACAAAGCCTCACCACAAATACCAAAGGAAGCCTGTGAAAAAGAGGGACATGAGCTTGAGTCACATGGTGTCTCGGACTCGATTGTGTTCCTATCAGAAAACAGTGAAGAGCAAAATTTAAGCTGCAAACCTGTGGACTTCACCACCACCAAAGAGCAGTGGGTGAGACAGGACAGTCATTGTGATGAACCATCAAACCTACTGTATTCCACAAGCTCTTCAAAAAGTCTTCTCACTGAGACCGAACCTTTATCAAGCACCCAAAGTGAATCCATGACTGAACCTGTGTTTAATGCTGAGAACATCCAGCAGGGGGAGCCTGAGGTAAGCAGCCCAAGCGGTCTGAATGAGAATGAGGAGGGGCAACAGGTGTGTGGTGTTGCTCCACCCTTAGAAACCATTGCAGACGAGCCAACCAATCAGGAGGAAGGTAACTCAGCTTGTATCTCTACTGAAGTGAAAGAGTCATTGGTAATGCCACAGGGGAGGAGGGAGAGTAaaagggaggagagagagagcagtgaaACAATTGAAGAGCGAAAGCAAACAGTGTGTTTCACAGAAACAGGTGGGACCGAAGGAAAGCAGCTGGGGGAGGTTAAAGATCAAAGACAGGAACGGGAAAACAACGGGCAGAGAGCAGAGTCCCAGTCAAACACAAAGCCTCATCTGGGAGAAGGGAAAGTCAACAGAATGCAGGTGGATCATTTTGATGACAGCCAGAGCGACAGTGGCGTATCCGCTGATTTCTCCCCCAGCAGCACAACAGATGTCTTGGAGGGCCATGATAATGATGCTCCTCAGCTCTCTGAATCTCCACCTAACGAAACTCCCATTGAGAGGGAGATCCGTTTAACCATGAAGAGAGAGCAGAGTCTACGGCGTTCTCGAGGACTGTGCGACACCATTGACAGGACTAATGAGTTTGTGGAAATTCCAGTGAGAAAGCCTATTCTATCCCAGGACCCTCAGATAAGACCCAACCCGAGCCACGACAAAGACCGGCAGTTTGCTGGAAAGAAGATGCAGAAGGAAATTAGTGCTGAGACAGAGAGGGAGAAGGTTCTGGTTGAACTGGGCCGACTACCTGGTTTCTATGATAAGGGAACAGAGGTACAGCTTCAAGACAAAAAGCAGCTTTTTGAGTCATTCCAAGAGCTGAAGGAATCGGTGGCAACCATTAGCAGAAGATCTGCCACCGTAGAGTCTGCTGCTGGAATACAGGAAGCTGATTCTACTGTTGATGTTAAACAACTCCTAATGCAATTCTCACAAAATTCTCCCACCCCACCAGTTACGACCCAGTATGGAGCCACCAATGGCAACCTGCCTTCTGCTCGAGGACCTGGTCTAACTGAAGGAATCAAGGGCCAGATAATCATCATAGAGGCCAATGCTATTCCCACAACCATAGGAGGACCAAATGGAGGTTATAAGACAACCTCATGCACAGATGGAGGATCCGTGAGGCCGAAGAATTCAACAGGTTCAAGAACTTCTGCCGAGCCTGTCAGTGCAAGACAAGGTCCAAATTTAAAAGTGACTGAAGATGAAGACTCGAGTTTAGTGAGGGAGAACCCTTTCTTTAAGCTCCGTTCTTCTATGACTCTGCAGCCTCAGGTGGAGCTGGACATCAAGGAGGCAAAGGAAAGGGAACGAGAACTGCAGAGACAGAGAAACAGTCTTTATGGAGGAGCAGCCACACATACAGAAGAAGGAAGAGGAACAGGAATGGATTTGAGGAGGGAGGTTAGAGTGAGAGAGTTAAGGGGAACCTCTAGCCAAGAGTTTCCTCCACCTCAACAGACTCCAACAGGCCGCCAATCAGAGACGTTCACCACCACCACGTCAG TGCGTCAATCCACTGGAAAACTGGACTTAACGTGGCCTCCGCCCCAAGCTGATGAAGAACAAAGACAACTGTCAGAG AAAACGGTAAAGATCCCGAGGCAGAAAAATCCATTACTGGAGCGCTGGGAGTCAGGGATGGTGAACGGCCGTGTGGACGATGACGACTGA
- the LOC127959075 gene encoding paralemmin-3 isoform X2 has protein sequence MEHEAEKYQERLKAIAEKRRIQEEEERARREIENERLRFQQLKRKSLRDQWLMEGPPTSPDSTGPRSPLWGAKAQEMETHINKSQASEQLADKELKLKQLIEDGSSQTGTDAQTQHKEEAVMEPAGAVAEMDPNGPILENGKEEKKDESVQNENHDEEEAGPVNGAKTETDTTPPLNGNVEGDQSHSGPEEDEHASANDFNSHPAGELSAGGVTMTFLGFKEAEPGQGVDEDDDGGAIIRAERVILTDEGEEIPEEVKAAQEPTVDTTNEDTSGNTEENGAEEKTEKHPEATADPEQSEVIEDPPAEEILPDVAGEGETQDLQDLKQEVKDLPESTETQPQNVTVDGTIEAAQVPVYSTTQPSPAIRPKVEANSTESQTPKDEEVTLATRNSLSQFQEVPLDGAGETAESNAKAETEKQRAEQEPLLVSKAAAQLDTSPNRAEDAGAPKQKTCQCCSVM, from the exons GAGAAACGGCGTATACAGGAGGAAGAGGAGCGAGCCAGGAGAGAGATTGAAAATGAGAGACTAAGATTTCAGCAGCTCAAG AGGAAGTCCCTCAGAGACCAGTGGCTAATGGAAGGACCTCCTACATCTCCTGACAGTACGGGACCTCGATCACCCCTCTGGGGTGCTAAGGCTCAGGAGATGGAGACACACATTAATaa ATCACAGGCGTCTGAGCAGTTGGCAGACAAAGAACTGAAACTGAAGCAACTCATTGAAGACGGTTCCAGTCAAACTGGCACAGACGCTCAGACACAACATAAG GAAGAGGCCGTGATGGAGCCGGCGGGAGCAG TTGCTGAGATGGACCCTAATGGACCTATCCTGGAGAACGGAAAAGAGGAAAAGAAAG ATGAGTCTGTGCAGAATGAAAATCACGACGAGGAGGAAGCAGGACCTGTTAATGGTGCTAAAACAGAAACCGACACCACACCACCTCTTAACGGAAATGTGGAAGGAGATCAGTCACACAGTGGTCCAGAAGAGGACGAACATGCTTCTGCTAACGACTTCAACAGCCACCCTGCTGGAGAACTAAGTGCTGGTGGAGTAACTATGACCTTCCTTGGCTTCAAGGAGGCGGAGCCTGGGCAGGGAgtagatgaggatgatgatggcgGAGCAATTATTAGAGCAGAAAGAGTCATCCTCACAGACGAAGGGGAGGAAATCCCAGAAGAGGTCAAAGCTGCTCAAGAGCCTACTGTGGACACCACAAATGAAGACACTTCTGGAAACACAGAAGAAAATGGTGCTGAGGAAAAGACAGAGAAGCATCCGGAAGCTACTGCTGACCCAGAACAGTCAGAAGTGATTGAAGATCCTCCTGCTGAGGAGATACTTCCAGATGTAGCAGGTGAAGGTGAGACACAAGATCTTCAAGATCTCAAGCAAGAGGTGAAAGATCTTCCTGAATCGACTGAAACACAACCTCAGAATGTGACGGTAGATGGCACTATCGAAGCAGCCCAGGTTCCAGTGTATTCCACAACACAACCGTCTCCAGCAATCAGACCAAAAGTTGAAGCAAACTCAACAGAATCGCAAACCCCAAAAGACGAGGAGGTCACGCTCGCCACGCGCAACTCGCTCAGCCAATTTCAGGAGGTTCCACTGGATGGCGCCGGAGAAACTGCGGAGTCAAACGCCAAGGCAGAAACCGAGAAACAACGTGCCGAACaagagcctctcctcgtctccAAAGCAGCGGCTCAGCTGGATACCAGCCCAAATCGAGCAGAGGACGCAGGTGCACCGAAACAAAAAACCTGCCAATGCTGTTCAGTCATGTGA
- the LOC127959075 gene encoding paralemmin-3 isoform X1, protein MEHEAEKYQERLKAIAEKRRIQEEEERARREIENERLRFQQLKRKSLRDQWLMEGPPTSPDSTGPRSPLWGAKAQEMETHINKSQASEQLADKELKLKQLIEDGSSQTGTDAQTQHKEEAVMEPAGAAVAEMDPNGPILENGKEEKKDESVQNENHDEEEAGPVNGAKTETDTTPPLNGNVEGDQSHSGPEEDEHASANDFNSHPAGELSAGGVTMTFLGFKEAEPGQGVDEDDDGGAIIRAERVILTDEGEEIPEEVKAAQEPTVDTTNEDTSGNTEENGAEEKTEKHPEATADPEQSEVIEDPPAEEILPDVAGEGETQDLQDLKQEVKDLPESTETQPQNVTVDGTIEAAQVPVYSTTQPSPAIRPKVEANSTESQTPKDEEVTLATRNSLSQFQEVPLDGAGETAESNAKAETEKQRAEQEPLLVSKAAAQLDTSPNRAEDAGAPKQKTCQCCSVM, encoded by the exons GAGAAACGGCGTATACAGGAGGAAGAGGAGCGAGCCAGGAGAGAGATTGAAAATGAGAGACTAAGATTTCAGCAGCTCAAG AGGAAGTCCCTCAGAGACCAGTGGCTAATGGAAGGACCTCCTACATCTCCTGACAGTACGGGACCTCGATCACCCCTCTGGGGTGCTAAGGCTCAGGAGATGGAGACACACATTAATaa ATCACAGGCGTCTGAGCAGTTGGCAGACAAAGAACTGAAACTGAAGCAACTCATTGAAGACGGTTCCAGTCAAACTGGCACAGACGCTCAGACACAACATAAG GAAGAGGCCGTGATGGAGCCGGCGGGAGCAG CAGTTGCTGAGATGGACCCTAATGGACCTATCCTGGAGAACGGAAAAGAGGAAAAGAAAG ATGAGTCTGTGCAGAATGAAAATCACGACGAGGAGGAAGCAGGACCTGTTAATGGTGCTAAAACAGAAACCGACACCACACCACCTCTTAACGGAAATGTGGAAGGAGATCAGTCACACAGTGGTCCAGAAGAGGACGAACATGCTTCTGCTAACGACTTCAACAGCCACCCTGCTGGAGAACTAAGTGCTGGTGGAGTAACTATGACCTTCCTTGGCTTCAAGGAGGCGGAGCCTGGGCAGGGAgtagatgaggatgatgatggcgGAGCAATTATTAGAGCAGAAAGAGTCATCCTCACAGACGAAGGGGAGGAAATCCCAGAAGAGGTCAAAGCTGCTCAAGAGCCTACTGTGGACACCACAAATGAAGACACTTCTGGAAACACAGAAGAAAATGGTGCTGAGGAAAAGACAGAGAAGCATCCGGAAGCTACTGCTGACCCAGAACAGTCAGAAGTGATTGAAGATCCTCCTGCTGAGGAGATACTTCCAGATGTAGCAGGTGAAGGTGAGACACAAGATCTTCAAGATCTCAAGCAAGAGGTGAAAGATCTTCCTGAATCGACTGAAACACAACCTCAGAATGTGACGGTAGATGGCACTATCGAAGCAGCCCAGGTTCCAGTGTATTCCACAACACAACCGTCTCCAGCAATCAGACCAAAAGTTGAAGCAAACTCAACAGAATCGCAAACCCCAAAAGACGAGGAGGTCACGCTCGCCACGCGCAACTCGCTCAGCCAATTTCAGGAGGTTCCACTGGATGGCGCCGGAGAAACTGCGGAGTCAAACGCCAAGGCAGAAACCGAGAAACAACGTGCCGAACaagagcctctcctcgtctccAAAGCAGCGGCTCAGCTGGATACCAGCCCAAATCGAGCAGAGGACGCAGGTGCACCGAAACAAAAAACCTGCCAATGCTGTTCAGTCATGTGA
- the LOC127959075 gene encoding paralemmin-3 isoform X3 produces the protein MEGPPTSPDSTGPRSPLWGAKAQEMETHINKSQASEQLADKELKLKQLIEDGSSQTGTDAQTQHKEEAVMEPAGAAVAEMDPNGPILENGKEEKKDESVQNENHDEEEAGPVNGAKTETDTTPPLNGNVEGDQSHSGPEEDEHASANDFNSHPAGELSAGGVTMTFLGFKEAEPGQGVDEDDDGGAIIRAERVILTDEGEEIPEEVKAAQEPTVDTTNEDTSGNTEENGAEEKTEKHPEATADPEQSEVIEDPPAEEILPDVAGEGETQDLQDLKQEVKDLPESTETQPQNVTVDGTIEAAQVPVYSTTQPSPAIRPKVEANSTESQTPKDEEVTLATRNSLSQFQEVPLDGAGETAESNAKAETEKQRAEQEPLLVSKAAAQLDTSPNRAEDAGAPKQKTCQCCSVM, from the exons ATGGAAGGACCTCCTACATCTCCTGACAGTACGGGACCTCGATCACCCCTCTGGGGTGCTAAGGCTCAGGAGATGGAGACACACATTAATaa ATCACAGGCGTCTGAGCAGTTGGCAGACAAAGAACTGAAACTGAAGCAACTCATTGAAGACGGTTCCAGTCAAACTGGCACAGACGCTCAGACACAACATAAG GAAGAGGCCGTGATGGAGCCGGCGGGAGCAG CAGTTGCTGAGATGGACCCTAATGGACCTATCCTGGAGAACGGAAAAGAGGAAAAGAAAG ATGAGTCTGTGCAGAATGAAAATCACGACGAGGAGGAAGCAGGACCTGTTAATGGTGCTAAAACAGAAACCGACACCACACCACCTCTTAACGGAAATGTGGAAGGAGATCAGTCACACAGTGGTCCAGAAGAGGACGAACATGCTTCTGCTAACGACTTCAACAGCCACCCTGCTGGAGAACTAAGTGCTGGTGGAGTAACTATGACCTTCCTTGGCTTCAAGGAGGCGGAGCCTGGGCAGGGAgtagatgaggatgatgatggcgGAGCAATTATTAGAGCAGAAAGAGTCATCCTCACAGACGAAGGGGAGGAAATCCCAGAAGAGGTCAAAGCTGCTCAAGAGCCTACTGTGGACACCACAAATGAAGACACTTCTGGAAACACAGAAGAAAATGGTGCTGAGGAAAAGACAGAGAAGCATCCGGAAGCTACTGCTGACCCAGAACAGTCAGAAGTGATTGAAGATCCTCCTGCTGAGGAGATACTTCCAGATGTAGCAGGTGAAGGTGAGACACAAGATCTTCAAGATCTCAAGCAAGAGGTGAAAGATCTTCCTGAATCGACTGAAACACAACCTCAGAATGTGACGGTAGATGGCACTATCGAAGCAGCCCAGGTTCCAGTGTATTCCACAACACAACCGTCTCCAGCAATCAGACCAAAAGTTGAAGCAAACTCAACAGAATCGCAAACCCCAAAAGACGAGGAGGTCACGCTCGCCACGCGCAACTCGCTCAGCCAATTTCAGGAGGTTCCACTGGATGGCGCCGGAGAAACTGCGGAGTCAAACGCCAAGGCAGAAACCGAGAAACAACGTGCCGAACaagagcctctcctcgtctccAAAGCAGCGGCTCAGCTGGATACCAGCCCAAATCGAGCAGAGGACGCAGGTGCACCGAAACAAAAAACCTGCCAATGCTGTTCAGTCATGTGA